Proteins encoded together in one Drosophila albomicans strain 15112-1751.03 chromosome 2R, ASM965048v2, whole genome shotgun sequence window:
- the LOC127565955 gene encoding esterase B1-like: MSLEVDMSLFDIFKMSCQFIRHKIEQYSRGTSKTTIINTQFGQVRGRQRITLPNDQELYFAFEGIPFAKSPLGDLRFRAPQPPECWQGVRDCTYPRSKPTQMYCMLNIAHGSEDCLHLNVYTKKLSSEKPLPVMVWIYSGGFQVGEASKDMHGPDYFMQKDIVLVTFNHRLGALGFLSLSDPDLNVPGNAGLKDQVMALRWIHNNIINFNGDSNNITLMGMSSGAASVQIMMTTEQTRGLFHKAILMSGSSLCHWANDMKYNWPYRLACYLGYKGSNNDKDVLHFLQGASSTQLARCNAILSQEEKRDYLLFPFVPTVEPYITEGCVISEPNVNTLSKAWGNEIPVIIGSTSFEGLFSYQYVKRDYTHFLSDFKTMIPREVRETCSLEKLEDHIKQLKLHSFKDASRDCMEFNECLELLSMKHFRHAVHRTALARLAYAPRMPTYLYRFDFDSPTFNFFRLLLCGHDQRGAAHADDFFYMFYGVPAFKVNYTSPEYQTIEHIINMWTTFATHGNPNYAQTAPITWEPLKPDVPQMCLNIGRRLEFIELPEAKELKLWDSFYDNINLF, encoded by the exons ATGAGTTTGGAAGTGGATATGAGTCTGTTCGACATATTTAAGATGTCTTGCCA ATTTATACGCCATAAGATCGAGCAATACTCTCGGGGCACCAGCAAGACGACTATTATTAATACGCAGTTTGGACAAGTGCGGGGCAGACAACGTATCACCCTCCCCAATGATCAGGAATTGTACTTTGCCTTCGAAGGAATCCCCTTTGCCAAGTCCCCATTAGGAGATCTGCGGTTCCGCGCTCCACAACCACCAGAATGCTGGCAAGGGGTCAGAGATTGCACTTATCCACGCTCAAAACCGACGCAGATGTATTGTATGTTAAATATTGCACATGGCTCTGAAGATTGTCTTCATCTCAATGTGTACACTAAGAAGCTATCGTCTGAGAAGCCTCTGCCAGTAATGGTTTGGATTTATAGTGGAGGATTTCAGGTGGGCGAAGCTTCTAAAGATATGCACGGTCCGgattattttatgcaaaaagaCATTGTCTTGGTTACATTTAACCACAGATTGGGAGCTTTAG GTTTCCTCAGCCTATCGGATCCCGATTTGAATGTACCAGGCAATGCCGGACTTAAAGATCAAGTGATGGCTCTTCGTTGGATACACAATAATATTATCAACTTCAATGGCGATTCAAACAACATTACGCTAATGGGCATGAGCTCGGGTGCTGCCTCAGTGCAAATTATGATGACTACGGAGCAGACCCGAGGCCTCTTTCACAAGGCAATCCTGATGTCCGGTTCATCATTGTGCCACTGGGCCAACGATATGAAGTACAACTGGCCATATAGACTTGCCTGTTACCTTGGTTATaaaggcagcaacaatgaCAAAGACGTCTTGCACTTCTTGCAGGGTGCTTCAAGTACACAATTAGCCAGATGCAATGCCATCTTGAGCCAGGAAGAGAAACGAGACTACCTTCTATTTCCATTTGTGCCGACTGTAGAGCCATATATCACTGAAGGGTGTGTGATATCAGAGCCCAATGTGAATACACTTTCAAAGGCCTGGGGCAATGAAATACCTGTTATCATTGGCAGCACCTCATTTGAGGGCTTGTTCTCTTATCAGTATGTTAAGCGAGATTACACACACTTTTTGTCGGACTTCAAGACTATGATACCTAGAGAGGTAAGAGAAACCTGCAGCCTAGAGAAACTAGAGGATCATATCAAGCAACTCAAACTGCATAGCTTTAAGGATGCTTCGCGGGATTGCATGGAATTCAACGAATGCCTGGAATTGCTTTCCATGAAGCACTTTAGACATGCAGTTCATCGTACTGCGCTCGCTAGATTGGCCTATGCTCCCAGAATGCCAACTTACCTTTATCGTTTTGACTTTGATTCACCTACGTTCAATTTTTTCCGGCTCCTTCTCTGTGGTCACGATCAGAGAGGTGCTGCACATGCCGATGATTTCTTCTATATGTTCTACGGTGTTCCAGCATTCAAAGTGAATTACACCTCTCCAGAATACCAAACCATCGAACATATTATCAATATGTGGACTACGTTTGCAACACATGGAAATCCCAATTATGCTCAGACTGCGCCAATCACTTGGGAGCCTCTTAAGCCAGATGTTCCTCAGATGTGCCTAAATATTGGCAGGCGCTTAGAGTTTATTGAGCTACCTGAAGCAAAGGAATTGAAGCTATGGGACAGCTTCTATgacaatataaatttgttctgA
- the LOC127565960 gene encoding uncharacterized protein LOC127565960, producing the protein MQHINKIFQSSTGDSSKLLNDIIFAINSLKSKIIPENVNIDILKNDFVHLVKHDCYLGYAFETKLKECKENISNDMEAEIRSKCVNFIIALINELKQRLPDNFEVLQQIDLFSITKILCPKKANILHILEHFKLDSDKIEDILFQYKNIHLLNWSNLTDTISFWAEVSNYVDAAGNKRFSALASFALSLLSMPWSNAEVERVFSQMNNVKTKLRNRMAVETLNSILHIRYGLRRANKCCHNYEVPQDCLKMIGTNQSYKNSAEEEGMIEEISELLKNT; encoded by the exons ATGCAGCacattaacaaaatttttcaatctaGCACTGGAGACTCAAGCAAACTTTTAAATGACATtatatttgccataaattctttaaaaagcaaaatcattCCCGAAAATGtcaatattgatattttaaaaaacgATTTTGTACATTTGGTAAAGCATGATTGCTATTTGGGATATGCATTCGAGACAAAGCTCAAAGAATGTAAAGAAAACATCTCAAACGATATGGAGGCAGAAATTCGTTCAAAATGCGTTAATTTTATAATAGCATTAATCAATGAGCTCAAGCAGAG ATTGCCAGACAATTTTGAAGTACttcaacaaattgatttgttttccattacaaaaattttatgtCCAAAGAAGGccaatattttgcatatccTCGAGCACTTCAAGTTGGACTCCGATAAAATTGAGGACATTCTATTCCAATATAAGAACATCCATCTTCTAAACTGGTCAAATTTGACGGATACCATAAGTTTTTGGGCCGAAGTGTCAAACTATGTGGATGCAGCAGGTAACAAAAGGTTTTCGGCACTAGCATCATTTGCGCTAAGCCTTTTATCGATGCCATGGTCGAACGCAGAGGTGGAACGAGTGTTCAGTCAAATGAACAATGTCAAAACCAAGCTGCGAAATAGAATGGCCGTTGAAACACTAAATTCTATTTTACACATAAG ATACGGACTACGCCGGGCAAACAAGTGCTGCCATAATTATGAAGTCCCACAAGATTGCTTAAAAATGATTGGAACCAATCAAAGCTACAAAAATTCAGCAGAAGAAGAGGGCATGATTGAGGAAATTTCAGAACTtctaaaaaatacttaa